Proteins encoded in a region of the Salipiger sp. CCB-MM3 genome:
- a CDS encoding DUF7218 family protein, with amino-acid sequence MTRDHGPSIKDDKLYSDLRDDGYSKEKAARIANAKANPDMHPSKKGGKAPPYEEWTKDALYERAQEIDIDGRSKMTKDQLIDALRDH; translated from the coding sequence ATGACCCGCGACCACGGCCCCTCGATCAAGGACGATAAGCTCTACTCCGATCTGCGCGACGATGGCTATTCCAAGGAAAAAGCCGCGCGTATCGCCAACGCCAAGGCCAACCCCGACATGCACCCGTCGAAGAAGGGCGGCAAGGCGCCGCCCTATGAGGAGTGGACGAAAGACGCGCTTTACGAGCGCGCGCAAGAGATCGATATCGACGGTCGCTCGAAGATGACCAAGGATCAGTTGATCGACGCTTTGCGCGACCACTGA
- a CDS encoding Hint domain-containing protein produces the protein MARAPLQTEATRALHSVSVYRGAHLRVVSGANLGDGLSFADDLQPDDVYALSPLARPCRLSLLPAAASPFQVAPGSETGTAGAELHLDSCLLFMSGDGAIIEAIVLVETDAEGLVTELYLMPLAPMQPRKDYALVGVSTQDALAKFAQAACVSFTRGTLITMASGVQRPVEDLQLGDRVLTRDDGPQEIRWIGHQVVRASGAFAPILIRAGALNNARDLLVSPDHRLFIYQRRDRLGAGRAELLVRARHLLNGESILQQQGGFVEYYQMLFDHHQIIYAEGIAAESMLVDTRTRAALPAELSEQLAALLPRHRATDQPEIEVQEVMLQRPDVADLLRRSSVG, from the coding sequence ATGGCAAGAGCCCCTTTGCAGACCGAAGCCACCCGCGCACTGCACAGCGTGAGCGTCTATCGCGGCGCGCATCTGCGCGTGGTGAGCGGCGCCAACCTCGGCGACGGGCTGAGCTTTGCTGACGATCTGCAGCCAGACGATGTCTACGCGCTCTCGCCCTTGGCGCGCCCCTGCCGCCTGTCGCTGCTGCCCGCCGCCGCGTCGCCCTTCCAAGTGGCGCCCGGCAGCGAGACCGGCACCGCAGGCGCAGAGCTACATCTCGACAGCTGCCTGCTGTTCATGAGCGGCGACGGCGCCATCATCGAAGCGATCGTTCTGGTCGAAACCGATGCCGAAGGTCTGGTGACCGAGTTATACCTCATGCCGCTCGCGCCGATGCAGCCGCGCAAGGATTACGCTTTGGTCGGCGTGTCGACGCAGGATGCTTTGGCCAAATTCGCGCAAGCGGCCTGCGTCTCGTTCACCCGCGGCACGCTGATCACCATGGCCTCGGGCGTGCAGCGACCCGTCGAGGATCTGCAACTGGGCGACCGCGTGCTGACCCGCGACGACGGCCCGCAGGAAATCCGCTGGATCGGCCATCAGGTGGTGCGGGCCAGCGGCGCCTTCGCACCGATCCTGATCCGCGCCGGGGCGCTCAACAATGCGCGCGATCTGCTGGTCAGCCCCGATCACCGGCTGTTCATCTACCAGCGCCGCGACCGGCTGGGCGCCGGACGCGCCGAGCTTCTGGTTCGCGCCCGCCACCTGCTCAACGGCGAGAGCATCCTGCAGCAGCAGGGCGGCTTCGTGGAATATTACCAGATGCTCTTCGATCACCATCAGATCATCTATGCCGAGGGCATCGCCGCCGAATCCATGCTGGTCGACACGCGCACCCGCGCAGCGCTGCCCGCGGAACTCTCCGAACAGCTCGCTGCCCTGCTGCCGCGCCACCGCGCCACGGATCAGCCGGAGATCGAGGTGCAGGAAGTCATGCTGCAGCGGCCCGACGTCGCCGATTTGCTGCGACGCTCGTCGGTGGGATAA
- a CDS encoding SDR family oxidoreductase, which yields MDLGISGKTALVCASSKGLGRGCAEALAEAGCNLVMNARGAEALEQAAEEIRSTYGVEVVTAAADIVSEDGRAQVLELARGADILVTNAGGPPPGIWSDWDRSDFLKALDGNMLTPIALMQALLPGMMERGWGRVVNITSRSVKAPILQLGLSNSARAGLTGFVAGTSRQVAEKGVTINNLLPGVHETARIVQMDTHDAERTGRPIAEISAERASGIPTREYGQAADFGKMCAYLCSVHARFIVGQNIVLDGGETLATI from the coding sequence ATGGATCTCGGGATTTCGGGCAAGACGGCGCTGGTCTGCGCATCGTCCAAGGGGCTGGGACGCGGCTGCGCCGAGGCGCTGGCAGAGGCTGGCTGCAACCTCGTGATGAACGCGCGCGGCGCCGAAGCTCTGGAACAGGCGGCCGAGGAGATCCGCAGCACCTATGGTGTCGAGGTCGTCACGGCGGCTGCCGATATCGTCTCGGAAGACGGGCGCGCGCAGGTGCTGGAACTGGCGCGCGGCGCCGACATCCTTGTGACCAACGCCGGCGGTCCGCCCCCGGGTATCTGGAGCGACTGGGATCGCAGCGATTTCCTCAAGGCGCTGGACGGCAATATGCTGACCCCGATCGCGCTGATGCAGGCGCTGCTGCCGGGGATGATGGAGCGCGGCTGGGGCCGGGTGGTCAACATCACCTCGCGCTCGGTGAAAGCGCCGATCCTGCAGCTGGGTCTGTCGAACTCGGCGCGGGCGGGTCTGACAGGCTTTGTCGCGGGCACCTCGCGGCAGGTGGCCGAGAAGGGCGTGACCATCAACAACCTGCTGCCGGGGGTGCATGAGACCGCGCGCATCGTGCAGATGGACACGCATGACGCCGAGCGCACAGGACGCCCGATCGCCGAGATCAGCGCCGAGCGCGCGTCGGGCATTCCGACCCGCGAATACGGGCAGGCGGCGGATTTCGGCAAGATGTGCGCCTATCTGTGTTCGGTGCACGCGCGCTTCATCGTCGGGCAGAACATCGTTCTGGACGGCGGCGAGACGCTGGCGACGATCTGA
- the tgt gene encoding tRNA guanosine(34) transglycosylase Tgt, with protein sequence MSQTSFTLSGRDGAARTGVISTPRGEIRTPAFMPVGTAATVKAMLPESVRATGADILLGNTYHLMLRPGAERVARLGGLHKFMNWERPILTDSGGFQVMSLAGLRKLTEEGVTFKSHIDGSKHMLSPESSMEIQRLLGSDIVMCFDECPALPADRKRIEESMRLSMRWAQRSRDAFGDRPGHMLFGIQQGGLEEDLRGESAEALKSIGFDGYAVGGLAVGEGQEAMFKVLDFAPGQLPEDKPRYLMGVGKPDDIVGAVKRGIDMMDCVLPSRSGRTGQAWTRRGMVNIKNARHQDDPRPLDEHCSCPACRSYSRAYLHHVYRAGEMISGMLLTWHNLHYYQELMQGLRDAIASGTFAAFEEEFHAQRAEGDIPSL encoded by the coding sequence ATGAGCCAGACCTCCTTTACCCTGTCCGGGCGGGACGGAGCAGCGCGCACCGGGGTGATCTCTACCCCGCGCGGCGAGATCCGCACCCCCGCCTTCATGCCCGTCGGCACCGCTGCCACCGTCAAGGCGATGCTGCCCGAAAGCGTGCGCGCCACCGGCGCCGATATCCTGCTGGGCAATACCTATCACCTGATGCTGCGCCCCGGTGCCGAGCGCGTTGCGCGCCTTGGCGGGCTGCACAAGTTCATGAACTGGGAGCGCCCCATTCTGACGGACTCGGGCGGCTTTCAGGTGATGAGCCTTGCCGGGCTGCGCAAGCTCACCGAGGAGGGGGTCACGTTCAAGAGCCATATCGACGGCTCGAAGCACATGCTCTCGCCGGAAAGCTCGATGGAGATTCAGCGGCTGCTCGGCTCGGACATCGTGATGTGTTTCGACGAATGCCCGGCGCTGCCCGCCGACCGCAAGCGGATCGAAGAAAGCATGCGCCTGTCCATGCGGTGGGCGCAGCGCTCGCGCGATGCCTTCGGCGACCGGCCGGGGCATATGCTGTTCGGCATCCAGCAGGGCGGGCTCGAAGAAGACCTGCGCGGTGAGAGCGCCGAGGCGCTGAAATCCATCGGCTTTGACGGCTATGCCGTGGGCGGGCTCGCCGTGGGCGAGGGGCAGGAGGCGATGTTCAAAGTGCTCGACTTCGCCCCCGGCCAGCTGCCCGAGGACAAGCCGCGCTATCTGATGGGGGTGGGCAAGCCCGACGATATCGTTGGTGCGGTGAAGCGCGGCATCGACATGATGGACTGCGTGCTGCCCTCGCGCTCGGGTCGGACCGGGCAGGCGTGGACGCGCCGCGGCATGGTCAACATCAAGAACGCCCGCCATCAGGACGACCCGCGCCCGCTCGACGAGCATTGCAGCTGTCCGGCCTGCCGCAGCTACTCGCGCGCCTATCTGCACCATGTCTACCGCGCGGGCGAGATGATCTCGGGGATGCTGCTGACGTGGCACAACCTGCACTATTATCAGGAACTGATGCAGGGCCTGCGGGACGCGATCGCCAGCGGCACTTTCGCCGCCTTCGAGGAAGAGTTCCACGCCCAGCGGGCCGAAGGGGACATCCCGTCGCTCTGA
- a CDS encoding alkene reductase, producing the protein MTEALFTPFTAGAIEMANRVVMAPLTRSRADNDTAEVGDLHVEYYRQRAGAGLIITEASQISAQGKGYIKTPGIYSEGQVAAWKKVTDAVHAEGGKIVIQLWHVGRISHTSIQPDGQAPVAPSAIPAGAKTFTVDGPAETSTPRALETEELAGIVADYRHAARAAIEAGFDGVEVHGANGYLIDQFLKTGANKREDQYGGSIENRARFLFEVLDAVTDEIGADRTGLRLSPFSPANGIDDDDPQPLFEYVVKKLNAYNLSYLHVVEGATGGPRELAEGESLEALHKLYEGVWMGNNGYDREMAIEAVKSGKADLVAFGRPFISNPDLVTRLQKNAPLNEGDQNTFYAGGEEGYTDYPTLSDAA; encoded by the coding sequence ATGACCGAGGCGCTCTTTACCCCGTTCACCGCAGGTGCCATCGAGATGGCCAACCGCGTGGTGATGGCCCCGCTCACCCGCAGCCGTGCCGACAATGACACCGCCGAAGTCGGCGACCTGCACGTGGAATACTACCGCCAGCGCGCTGGCGCAGGGCTGATCATCACCGAAGCCTCGCAGATCTCGGCGCAGGGCAAAGGCTATATCAAGACCCCGGGCATCTATTCCGAAGGCCAAGTGGCCGCGTGGAAGAAGGTGACCGATGCGGTGCACGCCGAAGGCGGCAAGATCGTCATCCAGCTGTGGCACGTGGGCCGCATCAGCCACACGTCTATTCAGCCGGACGGGCAGGCCCCGGTCGCGCCCTCGGCGATCCCGGCAGGCGCCAAGACCTTCACGGTCGATGGCCCGGCGGAAACCTCCACGCCGCGCGCGCTGGAGACCGAAGAGCTGGCCGGCATCGTCGCCGACTACCGCCACGCCGCCCGCGCGGCGATCGAGGCTGGTTTTGACGGCGTCGAGGTGCATGGCGCCAATGGCTATCTGATCGACCAGTTCCTGAAGACCGGCGCCAACAAGCGCGAGGACCAATACGGCGGCTCGATCGAGAACCGCGCGCGTTTCCTCTTTGAGGTGCTGGATGCGGTCACCGACGAGATCGGCGCCGATCGCACCGGCCTGCGTCTGTCGCCCTTCTCGCCAGCCAATGGCATCGACGATGACGACCCGCAGCCGCTGTTCGAATATGTGGTGAAGAAGCTGAACGCCTATAACCTGTCGTATCTGCACGTGGTCGAAGGCGCCACCGGCGGCCCGCGCGAGCTGGCCGAGGGCGAAAGCCTCGAGGCGCTGCACAAGCTCTATGAGGGCGTCTGGATGGGCAACAACGGCTATGACCGCGAGATGGCCATCGAGGCCGTCAAGAGCGGCAAGGCGGATCTGGTGGCCTTTGGCCGTCCGTTCATCTCGAACCCCGATCTGGTGACGCGCCTGCAAAAGAACGCGCCGCTGAACGAGGGCGACCAGAACACCTTCTATGCGGGCGGGGAGGAAGGCTACACCGACTACCCCACCCTGAGCGACGCCGCCTGA
- the lon gene encoding endopeptidase La, whose protein sequence is MQQPLNTSYPVLPLRDIVVFPHMIVPLFVGREKSVHALEEVMADDKQILLAAQIDPSVDDPDSDGIYRAGVLANVLQLLKLPDGTVKVLVEGQARVKITEYIDNDRFFEAKAEYLSEMPGDTAAITALVRTVGEEFERYAKVKKNIPEEALSAVSETTDPAKLADLVAGHLGIEVEQKQELLETLPVSERLEKVYGLMQGELSVLQVEKKIKTRVKSQMEKTQREYYLNEQMKAIQKELGDGEDGQNEINELAEKIEATKLSKEAKEKAEAELKKLRNMSPMSAEATVVRNYLDWMLSIPWGVKSRVKKDLGRAQEILDHDHYSLEKVKERIVEYLAVQARSQKLKGPILCLVGPPGVGKTSLGKSMAKATGREFIRISLGGVRDESEIRGHRRTYIGSMPGKIIQALKKAKTTNPLILLDEIDKMGQDFRGDPASAMLEVLDPEQNGTFVDHYLEVEYDLSNVMFVTTSNSYNMPGPLLDRMEIIPLSGYTEDEKLEITKRHLLDKQIKAHGLKKGEFTITDEALTDILRYYTREAGVRNLEREVAKIARKAVTKIVKGETKHVEVTRENLDDFLGVKKYRYGLAEDENQVGVVTGLAYTSVGGDLLQIEALRLPGKGRMKTTGKLGDVMKESIEAASSYVRSISPQIGVKPPKFDKMDIHVHVPDGATPKDGPSAGLAMVTAIVSVLTGLPVRKDIAMTGEVTLRGNASAIGGLKEKLLAALRGGIKTVFIPEENEKDLAELPDNVKQGLEIIPVKHVSEVLEMALIGKPQPIEWDEEAEEAAAALRAKEEKATGATAH, encoded by the coding sequence ATGCAACAGCCTCTCAACACATCCTATCCGGTGCTGCCGCTGCGGGACATTGTTGTGTTTCCGCATATGATCGTGCCGCTCTTCGTGGGGCGCGAAAAATCGGTGCACGCGCTGGAAGAGGTTATGGCCGACGACAAGCAGATCCTGCTTGCCGCCCAGATCGACCCGTCCGTGGACGATCCCGATTCCGACGGCATCTATCGCGCTGGCGTGCTGGCCAACGTGCTGCAGCTGCTCAAGCTGCCCGACGGCACCGTGAAGGTGCTGGTCGAGGGGCAGGCGCGCGTGAAGATCACCGAATATATCGACAATGACCGCTTCTTCGAAGCCAAGGCCGAGTATCTTTCCGAGATGCCGGGCGACACCGCCGCGATCACCGCGCTGGTGCGCACCGTCGGCGAAGAGTTCGAACGTTACGCCAAGGTCAAGAAGAACATCCCCGAAGAGGCGCTCTCGGCGGTGTCCGAAACCACCGATCCGGCCAAGCTGGCCGACCTCGTGGCGGGTCACCTCGGCATCGAGGTGGAACAGAAGCAGGAGCTTCTGGAAACGCTGCCCGTGAGCGAGCGCCTCGAGAAGGTCTATGGCCTGATGCAGGGTGAACTGTCGGTTCTGCAGGTCGAGAAGAAGATCAAGACCCGCGTCAAGAGCCAGATGGAGAAGACCCAGCGCGAGTACTATCTGAATGAGCAGATGAAGGCCATTCAGAAGGAACTTGGCGACGGCGAAGATGGCCAGAACGAGATCAATGAACTGGCCGAAAAGATCGAGGCCACCAAGCTCTCGAAAGAGGCCAAGGAAAAGGCCGAGGCCGAGCTCAAGAAGCTGCGCAATATGAGCCCGATGTCCGCCGAGGCGACGGTTGTGCGCAACTATCTCGACTGGATGCTGTCGATCCCGTGGGGCGTGAAAAGCCGCGTGAAGAAGGATCTGGGCCGTGCTCAGGAAATCCTCGATCACGATCACTATAGCCTCGAGAAGGTCAAGGAACGGATCGTCGAATATCTCGCGGTTCAGGCGCGCAGCCAGAAGCTGAAGGGCCCGATCCTCTGCCTCGTCGGCCCGCCGGGCGTGGGTAAGACCTCGCTGGGCAAGTCGATGGCCAAGGCCACTGGGCGCGAGTTCATCCGCATCTCGCTGGGCGGCGTGCGGGACGAGTCCGAGATCCGCGGCCACCGCCGGACCTATATCGGCTCAATGCCGGGTAAGATCATCCAGGCGCTGAAGAAGGCGAAAACCACCAACCCGCTCATCCTGCTCGACGAGATCGACAAGATGGGGCAGGACTTCCGTGGCGATCCCGCATCGGCAATGCTCGAGGTGCTCGATCCCGAACAGAACGGCACCTTCGTCGATCACTACCTTGAGGTGGAGTACGATCTGTCGAACGTAATGTTCGTGACGACCTCGAACTCGTACAACATGCCCGGCCCGCTGCTTGACCGGATGGAGATTATCCCGCTCTCGGGCTACACCGAGGACGAGAAGCTCGAGATCACCAAGCGTCACCTGCTCGACAAGCAGATCAAGGCGCATGGTCTGAAGAAGGGCGAGTTCACCATCACCGATGAGGCGCTCACCGACATTCTGCGCTATTACACGCGCGAGGCCGGTGTGCGGAACCTCGAGCGGGAAGTGGCCAAGATCGCGCGGAAAGCCGTGACCAAGATCGTCAAGGGCGAGACCAAACACGTCGAAGTCACGCGCGAAAATCTCGACGACTTCCTCGGCGTGAAGAAATACCGCTACGGTCTGGCCGAGGACGAGAACCAAGTGGGGGTCGTCACCGGGCTTGCGTATACGTCGGTCGGCGGCGATCTGCTGCAGATCGAAGCGCTGCGCCTGCCGGGCAAAGGCCGGATGAAAACCACCGGCAAGCTTGGCGACGTGATGAAGGAGTCGATCGAGGCCGCGTCGAGCTATGTGCGCTCGATCTCGCCGCAGATCGGGGTGAAACCGCCGAAGTTCGACAAGATGGACATCCACGTCCACGTGCCGGACGGCGCCACGCCCAAGGACGGCCCTTCGGCCGGTCTTGCGATGGTGACGGCGATTGTCTCGGTGCTGACCGGCCTGCCGGTGCGCAAGGACATCGCCATGACCGGCGAGGTCACCCTGCGCGGCAATGCGTCGGCCATCGGCGGGCTCAAGGAGAAACTGCTCGCGGCTCTGCGGGGGGGCATCAAGACGGTGTTCATTCCCGAAGAGAACGAGAAGGACCTCGCCGAGCTGCCTGACAACGTGAAGCAGGGGCTCGAGATCATCCCGGTCAAGCACGTCTCGGAAGTGCTCGAGATGGCGCTGATCGGCAAGCCCCAGCCCATCGAGTGGGACGAGGAGGCTGAAGAGGCCGCCGCCGCCCTGCGTGCGAAGGAAGAAAAAGCCACGGGCGCGACGGCGCATTAA